The following coding sequences lie in one Polyangiaceae bacterium genomic window:
- a CDS encoding transposase: MEWRSPLAKTCSPPLRIVQVPVSAGAQRGHARCESATGVRQTFVRTPPARSDRAPPGRAGQPPHALRRSGGGLRIAGARVREGRARGFVDCGVLARGFAVLACPDCREQKVVGFSCKGRGFCTSCGGRRMTATAADLVDHVLPDVPVRQFVLTLPFELRARVAYDGELFGAVTRTFVGSVLGFYSRRMRDRGVPGGKSGAVTVAQRVSSDLRLNPHLHSLALDGVFVEDDAGTLSFHPLPFLTNDDVADLLQTVCVGIVSMLRRRGVLEDDALAGDAQLTQSEPALAVLAAASVAGTLPAGPALRQKQPIRLRSTTAPEHPKALCASQDGFSLHAATTARAGDAAGREALCKYVLRPPIAQERVQLLGDHLVRLVLKRPFSDGTFALDLDPLALLVRLATTVPPPGFHTIRYAGVLAAASKWRARVVPPPPPSQPPTAHSDDDSSCTTDCATCSPKAKDKPPTHRSGYRPWRELLMRAFKIDIEKCDKCGGRMKLRALVMTAAGIERYLAWLGEPSDPPRLAPARAPPYFKHPAIRRRLGEPVQAELFDAH, encoded by the coding sequence GTGGAGTGGCGATCGCCACTGGCGAAAACGTGTTCGCCACCCCTCCGCATCGTCCAAGTGCCGGTAAGCGCAGGTGCGCAGCGCGGGCACGCCCGTTGCGAAAGCGCGACGGGTGTCCGGCAAACCTTCGTACGAACGCCGCCGGCCCGAAGCGACCGCGCTCCACCAGGTCGTGCGGGACAACCTCCGCACGCTCTACGCCGCAGCGGAGGAGGGCTTCGCATCGCCGGTGCCCGCGTTCGTGAAGGACGAGCTCGAGGCTTCGTCGACTGCGGCGTGCTCGCGCGCGGCTTCGCCGTGCTCGCGTGTCCCGATTGTCGCGAGCAGAAGGTCGTTGGCTTCAGCTGCAAGGGCCGCGGATTCTGCACCTCGTGTGGAGGCCGCCGCATGACGGCCACCGCGGCCGACCTCGTCGACCACGTGCTCCCGGACGTCCCCGTGCGCCAGTTCGTGCTCACGCTGCCGTTCGAGCTGCGTGCTCGTGTCGCCTACGACGGCGAGCTGTTCGGCGCCGTGACCCGAACCTTCGTGGGCTCGGTGCTCGGCTTCTACTCACGACGGATGCGAGATCGCGGCGTCCCCGGCGGCAAGAGCGGAGCCGTCACGGTGGCACAACGCGTCTCGTCGGACCTGCGCCTGAACCCGCATCTGCACTCCCTCGCGCTCGACGGCGTCTTCGTCGAGGACGACGCCGGCACGCTCAGCTTTCACCCGCTGCCGTTCCTGACCAACGACGACGTCGCCGACCTCTTGCAGACCGTCTGCGTCGGCATCGTCTCGATGCTGCGCCGCAGAGGCGTGCTCGAGGACGACGCGCTTGCTGGCGATGCCCAGCTCACCCAGAGCGAACCCGCGCTCGCCGTGCTCGCCGCCGCTTCCGTCGCCGGCACGCTCCCCGCAGGTCCCGCGCTGCGACAGAAGCAGCCCATCCGGCTGCGCAGCACGACAGCGCCCGAGCACCCCAAGGCGCTCTGCGCCTCACAGGATGGCTTCTCGCTCCACGCCGCCACCACGGCGAGGGCCGGCGACGCGGCGGGTCGCGAGGCCCTGTGCAAGTACGTCCTGCGTCCGCCCATCGCACAGGAGCGCGTCCAGCTCCTCGGCGACCACCTCGTGCGCCTCGTCCTGAAGAGACCGTTCAGCGACGGAACCTTCGCCCTCGACCTCGACCCGCTCGCGCTCCTGGTCCGCCTCGCGACGACGGTGCCGCCGCCCGGTTTCCACACCATCCGCTACGCAGGCGTGCTCGCCGCCGCCAGCAAGTGGAGAGCGCGTGTCGTTCCACCACCGCCGCCGTCACAGCCACCCACGGCGCACAGCGACGACGACTCGAGCTGCACGACGGATTGCGCGACCTGCAGCCCGAAGGCGAAAGACAAGCCGCCCACCCATCGGTCGGGGTACCGCCCGTGGCGTGAGCTCCTGATGCGCGCGTTCAAAATCGACATCGAGAAGTGCGACAAGTGCGGCGGCAGGATGAAGCTCCGCGCTCTCGTCATGACCGCGGCCGGCATCGAGAGGTACCTCGCTTGGCTCGGCGAGCCGTCGGACCCACCCCGCCTCGCCCCCGCTCGCGCCCCGCCGTACTTCAAGCACCCCGCCATCCGCAGGCGACTCGGTGAACCGGTGCAGGCGGAGCTCTTCGACGCGCACTGA
- a CDS encoding UPF0158 family protein gives MPSVSLQKALDALDVPSHEFVAYFEPASGDVVVISEEDLEILESGEIPNGTPDWMKDSLAQLRGLDLEALIPLPTKFDIHEWELMKRFSMALAEDLQREELLDAIHGAGAFRMFRHVLDEFGLGDAWFAYRQQAFKEIILAWASRNKLEVVDDTD, from the coding sequence ATGCCTAGCGTGTCACTCCAGAAGGCGCTCGACGCCCTCGACGTCCCCTCACACGAGTTCGTCGCGTACTTCGAGCCCGCCAGTGGAGACGTGGTCGTGATCTCCGAGGAAGATCTCGAGATTCTGGAGAGCGGCGAGATCCCGAACGGTACACCTGACTGGATGAAGGACTCCCTTGCGCAGCTGCGCGGGTTGGATCTCGAGGCACTCATTCCACTGCCTACGAAGTTTGACATCCACGAGTGGGAGCTCATGAAGCGCTTTTCCATGGCGCTGGCCGAGGACTTGCAGCGGGAGGAGTTACTGGACGCGATCCATGGCGCAGGGGCATTCCGCATGTTCAGGCATGTACTCGATGAGTTTGGACTCGGCGATGCCTGGTTCGCCTACCGTCAGCAGGCATTCAAAGAGATCATCCTTGCGTGGGCCAGCCGGAACAAGCTCGAGGTCGTCGACGACACCGACTGA
- a CDS encoding acyl-CoA-binding protein yields the protein MATKEEFERAQADVKTLKKVPSNDDLLKLYGLFKQATVGDVAGKRPGMLDPKGRAKYDAWEGQRGTDAEPVGPTITPSAMPTWRRSARVRVEGRAGTGLTGLNPSSSPKVPWVETPRSIALSGALP from the coding sequence ATGGCGACCAAGGAAGAGTTCGAACGCGCGCAGGCGGACGTGAAGACCTTGAAGAAGGTCCCCTCGAACGACGATCTGCTGAAGCTCTACGGCTTGTTCAAGCAGGCGACGGTGGGCGACGTCGCGGGCAAGCGCCCGGGCATGCTCGATCCAAAGGGTCGAGCCAAGTACGACGCATGGGAAGGCCAGCGCGGAACCGACGCGGAGCCCGTAGGTCCTACAATCACCCCCTCGGCGATGCCCACGTGGAGGCGGTCGGCGAGGGTGCGGGTCGAAGGGCGCGCCGGAACCGGCCTCACGGGCTTGAACCCGAGCTCGAGCCCGAAGGTGCCGTGGGTGGAAACGCCGAGGAGCATAGCGCTGAGCGGAGCTCTGCCCTGA
- a CDS encoding phosphoenolpyruvate-utilizing N-terminal domain-containing protein, whose translation MATPASTGLARGFARLCQCALTPVVHRRSIDPGEVESELRRFDDAVATVEAELERLREEVSQTIGEVEAGVFDVHVLMLRESKLRSAVHRLCRDAAMNVEPGKVSFGPR comes from the coding sequence GTGGCCACTCCGGCCTCCACCGGGCTGGCGCGGGGATTCGCCCGACTGTGCCAATGCGCGCTGACACCCGTCGTTCACCGGCGAAGCATCGACCCGGGCGAGGTGGAGTCCGAGCTCCGACGCTTCGACGATGCCGTCGCAACGGTGGAAGCGGAACTGGAGCGGCTCCGGGAGGAGGTGAGTCAGACGATCGGAGAGGTCGAGGCCGGGGTTTTCGACGTCCACGTCCTGATGCTGCGCGAGTCGAAGCTTCGAAGCGCCGTGCATCGCCTGTGCAGGGATGCAGCGATGAACGTCGAGCCAGGCAAAGTCTCCTTCGGTCCGCGCTGA
- a CDS encoding cbb3-type cytochrome c oxidase subunit I has product MRFKTQKIAYWFFAPALLLLVLQIVYGFIMGFAHMGYDVLHDFIPFNTARAVHTNLLIVWLLLGFMGSAYFIIPEEADRELAWPKLAYAQLISFLLVGVTAVICYHLNIWEGRKFLEIPRPLDYLVVANVLLFLANIGWTVWNGKRFTTTAIVLYMGLLAAGLLYLPGMITFDNQTLDSFYRWWVVHLWVEGVWELIMGGILCFLLIKLTGVDREIVEKWLYIIVGLTFISGILGTGHHYYYIGVPRYWLIVGGIFSALEPLAFLGMAIYAIYMAKKGGRKHPNKTALTWTLGCAVMSFVGAGFLGFAHTLPQVNLWTHGTLVTAMHGHLAFWGAYAMIVFAMIAYAMPLLTGRRLWDTAASNFGFWISNIGMVSMTGAFAVAGVSQVVLERRTGVDFLEVQKEVEPHFLGLVLAAALFTVGILLFVLNFIRYGRPSDEALGNDPAES; this is encoded by the coding sequence GGGCTTCGCCCACATGGGCTACGACGTCCTGCACGATTTCATCCCCTTCAACACGGCCCGTGCGGTCCACACCAACCTGCTTATCGTATGGTTGCTGCTTGGATTCATGGGTTCGGCCTACTTCATCATCCCCGAGGAGGCCGATCGCGAACTCGCCTGGCCGAAACTCGCCTACGCCCAGCTCATCTCGTTCCTGCTGGTCGGCGTGACGGCGGTGATTTGCTATCATCTCAACATCTGGGAGGGACGCAAGTTCCTCGAAATCCCTCGCCCGCTCGACTATCTGGTCGTCGCCAACGTGCTGCTTTTCCTGGCCAACATCGGCTGGACGGTGTGGAACGGCAAACGTTTCACCACCACCGCCATCGTCCTCTACATGGGCCTGCTGGCCGCGGGATTGCTCTATCTGCCGGGCATGATCACCTTCGACAACCAGACGCTCGATTCGTTCTACCGCTGGTGGGTCGTCCACCTCTGGGTCGAGGGCGTGTGGGAACTGATCATGGGCGGCATCCTCTGTTTCCTGCTCATCAAGCTCACCGGCGTGGACCGCGAAATCGTCGAAAAGTGGCTCTACATCATCGTCGGCCTGACATTCATCTCCGGCATCCTCGGTACCGGCCACCACTATTACTACATCGGCGTGCCGCGCTACTGGCTGATCGTCGGCGGCATCTTCTCCGCCCTCGAGCCGCTGGCCTTCCTCGGCATGGCGATCTACGCGATCTACATGGCGAAAAAGGGCGGTCGCAAGCACCCGAACAAGACCGCCCTGACCTGGACACTGGGTTGCGCGGTCATGTCCTTCGTCGGCGCCGGCTTCCTCGGCTTCGCCCACACCCTGCCGCAGGTGAACCTGTGGACCCACGGCACCCTGGTCACCGCCATGCACGGCCACCTGGCCTTCTGGGGTGCCTATGCGATGATTGTCTTCGCGATGATCGCCTACGCGATGCCGCTGTTGACCGGCCGCAGGTTGTGGGACACCGCCGCCTCGAATTTCGGATTCTGGATCTCGAACATCGGCATGGTTTCCATGACCGGAGCCTTCGCAGTGGCCGGAGTGAGCCAGGTGGTGCTCGAAAGGCGCACCGGAGTGGATTTCCTGGAGGTGCAGAAGGAAGTCGAGCCGCACTTCCTCGGCCTGGTGCTGGCCGCCGCCCTGTTCACCGTCGGCATCCTGCTCTTTGTTCTGAACTTCATCCGCTATGGGCGCCCGTCCGACGAGGCGCTCGGCAACGACCCCGCCGAGTCATGA
- a CDS encoding Rrf2 family transcriptional regulator — MQVTAASDFALRVLMHAALFPDRLVTVAEVTEAYGISRNHLIKIVHELSKQGFLETRRGVGGGFTLARAPEVIGVGEIVRLGEKSDRVIECGARREGPCRIRSACRLKAVFHEAADAFFDVLDGYSLADLVARPASLRRVLTP, encoded by the coding sequence ATGCAAGTGACCGCCGCCTCCGATTTTGCGCTCCGGGTGCTGATGCACGCTGCATTGTTTCCCGATCGTCTCGTGACGGTGGCGGAGGTGACCGAAGCCTATGGCATCTCGCGAAATCATCTCATCAAGATCGTGCACGAACTGAGCAAACAGGGTTTTCTGGAAACCCGCCGGGGGGTGGGAGGCGGCTTCACGTTGGCGCGGGCGCCCGAGGTGATCGGCGTTGGGGAAATCGTGCGCCTCGGCGAGAAATCGGATCGCGTGATCGAATGTGGTGCGCGCCGTGAAGGTCCATGCCGTATCCGCTCGGCATGCCGACTCAAGGCGGTGTTTCACGAAGCCGCGGATGCGTTTTTCGACGTGCTCGACGGCTACTCGTTGGCGGATCTTGTGGCCCGACCCGCGTCACTGCGTCGGGTTTTAACTCCTTGA
- a CDS encoding cytochrome c oxidase subunit 3: METDATFRPRLLEPPGGFFIWMLVVLELVTFGVALIALVVSARNDPETYHQSRLLLDPRYGIANTFFLLTSGYFMAESVCHFHQADRPRARRCLWLAIAGGLAFLGLKGVEYADKIAHGQTLGSDPFFTWYWLLTVFHLMHVLVGLVILGCLLRRLSTIKGDDFEAGGVFWHMCDLIWLLLFPILYLIF, encoded by the coding sequence ATGGAAACCGACGCCACTTTTCGACCCCGCCTCCTCGAGCCGCCCGGAGGTTTCTTCATCTGGATGCTCGTCGTCCTCGAACTTGTTACCTTCGGCGTCGCCCTGATCGCGCTGGTCGTTTCCGCGCGCAATGACCCCGAGACCTATCACCAGTCGCGCCTGCTGCTCGACCCGCGCTACGGCATCGCCAACACGTTCTTCCTGCTCACCAGCGGCTACTTCATGGCCGAAAGCGTGTGCCATTTTCACCAGGCCGACCGTCCCCGCGCCCGGCGCTGCCTGTGGCTCGCCATCGCCGGCGGCCTCGCCTTCCTCGGTCTCAAGGGTGTCGAGTATGCCGACAAGATCGCCCACGGCCAGACCCTCGGCTCCGATCCCTTCTTCACCTGGTACTGGCTGCTGACCGTCTTCCACCTGATGCACGTGCTGGTCGGGCTCGTCATCCTCGGCTGCCTGCTGCGTCGACTCTCCACCATCAAGGGCGACGACTTCGAGGCCGGAGGGGTCTTCTGGCACATGTGCGACCTCATCTGGCTGCTGCTCTTTCCCATCCTCTATCTAATCTTCTGA
- the gdhA gene encoding NADP-specific glutamate dehydrogenase — protein MTHNIDEKLQPILAAVLNRNAGEPEFHQAVHEVMESLGRVVAKHPDLIEDGLIERLCEPERQIIFRIPWTDDKNRTQINRGFRVQFNSALGPHKGGIRFHPSVNVGIIKFLGFEQIFKNALTGLPIGGGKGGADFDPKGKSDYEIMRFCQSFMTELQRHIGEYTDVPAGDIGVGAREIGFLFGQYKRLTNRYEAGVLTGKGLHYGGSRARREATGYGAVYFVERMLGVRGDTLEGKRCVVSGSGNVAIYAMEKALAFGATIVACSDSNGYVVDEGGIDLDLVKEIKEIRRGRISEYARIKGAGTHFISKGTIWNVPCEIALPCATQNELTGADARNLIQNGVIAVAEGANMPSTPEAVREFRAAGVLFGPGKAANAGGVATSALEMQQNASRDSWTFEKTATRLETIMNDIHDACAGTADEYGSPGDYVFGANATGFLRVAEAMRSLGVI, from the coding sequence ATGACTCACAACATCGACGAAAAACTGCAACCGATTCTGGCGGCCGTGCTGAACCGCAACGCGGGCGAGCCCGAATTCCACCAAGCGGTTCACGAGGTGATGGAAAGTCTGGGCCGCGTGGTCGCCAAGCATCCCGACCTGATCGAAGATGGATTGATCGAACGCCTTTGCGAACCCGAGCGCCAAATCATCTTTCGGATTCCTTGGACGGATGACAAGAACCGCACTCAAATCAACCGAGGTTTCCGGGTACAGTTCAATTCCGCACTCGGACCGCATAAGGGTGGCATCCGTTTTCACCCTTCGGTGAATGTCGGAATCATCAAGTTCCTGGGCTTCGAGCAGATTTTCAAGAACGCACTCACCGGCTTGCCGATCGGCGGCGGGAAGGGAGGGGCCGATTTCGATCCCAAGGGAAAATCGGACTATGAAATCATGCGATTCTGTCAGTCGTTCATGACGGAGCTCCAGCGCCATATCGGCGAATACACGGACGTCCCAGCCGGGGATATCGGCGTCGGTGCGCGCGAGATCGGCTTCCTATTCGGCCAGTACAAGCGGCTCACCAACCGCTACGAGGCCGGCGTGCTCACCGGCAAGGGTCTGCACTACGGCGGCTCGCGCGCCCGTCGCGAGGCCACCGGCTACGGCGCCGTTTACTTCGTCGAACGCATGCTGGGTGTCCGCGGCGACACGCTCGAGGGGAAACGCTGCGTCGTTTCCGGTTCGGGCAACGTTGCGATCTACGCGATGGAAAAGGCACTGGCCTTTGGTGCGACCATTGTCGCCTGCTCGGATTCCAACGGCTACGTGGTCGATGAGGGTGGAATCGATCTGGACCTCGTCAAGGAGATCAAGGAGATCCGTCGCGGCCGGATCTCTGAGTATGCCCGCATCAAGGGCGCCGGAACACATTTCATTTCCAAGGGAACCATTTGGAACGTGCCCTGTGAGATTGCGCTTCCCTGCGCCACGCAGAACGAGTTGACCGGCGCCGATGCACGAAACTTGATCCAGAACGGAGTGATCGCCGTGGCCGAAGGCGCGAATATGCCGTCGACGCCCGAAGCCGTTCGGGAATTCCGGGCGGCAGGCGTCCTTTTCGGGCCCGGCAAGGCGGCCAATGCCGGCGGGGTTGCTACCTCGGCGCTGGAGATGCAGCAGAATGCCAGCCGCGACAGTTGGACCTTCGAGAAGACGGCAACCCGCTTGGAGACCATCATGAACGACATCCACGACGCATGCGCCGGAACTGCCGATGAGTATGGTTCGCCCGGTGACTACGTCTTCGGCGCCAATGCAACCGGCTTCCTGCGTGTCGCCGAGGCGATGCGTTCACTGGGCGTGATCTGA
- a CDS encoding CbbQ/NirQ/NorQ/GpvN family protein translates to MTPTLIQNAPAMATDLPFYLPAGREVELCEKAHRSQLPLMLKGPTGCGKTRFVEHMAARLGRELVTVSCNEDTSATDLLGRHLLVGGDTVWNDGPVTRAVRSGALLYLDEIAEARADAVVVIHSLTDHRREIFLDRTGERLRAAGDFMLVVSYNPGYQRSLRELKPSTRQRFLAIAFDYPGEDDEVRIVTTESGTDEATARKLVRIGRKIRQLTELSLMESVSTRLLIAAGKLIAAGIPPRLACTTAIAGPLSDEEEALAAITQLIEISI, encoded by the coding sequence ATGACACCGACCCTGATTCAGAACGCGCCCGCGATGGCAACGGATCTGCCGTTTTACCTGCCCGCCGGGCGCGAGGTGGAGCTGTGCGAAAAAGCCCACCGCTCGCAGCTCCCGCTGATGCTCAAGGGACCGACCGGCTGCGGCAAAACCCGTTTCGTCGAGCACATGGCCGCGCGCCTCGGCCGCGAGCTGGTCACCGTGTCCTGCAACGAGGACACCTCTGCCACCGACCTGCTCGGCCGCCACCTGCTGGTCGGCGGTGACACCGTCTGGAACGACGGTCCGGTGACCCGCGCGGTGCGCTCCGGCGCCCTGCTCTACCTCGATGAGATCGCCGAGGCCCGCGCCGACGCCGTCGTCGTCATCCACTCGCTCACCGACCACCGCCGCGAGATCTTCCTTGATCGCACCGGCGAGCGCCTGCGGGCGGCCGGCGACTTCATGCTCGTGGTCAGCTACAACCCCGGCTACCAGCGCAGCCTGCGCGAGCTCAAGCCCTCGACCCGCCAGCGTTTCCTCGCGATCGCCTTCGACTACCCCGGCGAGGACGACGAGGTGCGCATCGTCACCACCGAGTCGGGCACGGACGAGGCAACCGCCCGCAAGCTGGTCCGCATCGGCCGCAAAATCCGCCAGCTCACCGAGCTGTCGCTGATGGAGTCGGTCTCGACCCGCCTGCTGATCGCGGCCGGCAAGCTCATCGCCGCTGGCATCCCGCCGCGCCTCGCCTGCACCACCGCCATCGCCGGGCCGCTCAGTGACGAGGAGGAGGCACTCGCCGCCATCACCCAGCTCATCGAAATCAGCATCTAG
- a CDS encoding Uma2 family endonuclease, with translation MVDSARAQTMSAQAYLEWERRQTSKHEFDGGSVFAMAGGSPRHNFLTAAVTGELRSALAASDCRVLSSDQRISAKRGERYVYPDAVAVCGGLEMEPGTHDVLANPTVVIEVLSASTEAYDRGGKWALYQVLTSLTDYVLLSQTSRRVEHFRRTPDGGWQYEVVGEELVLANGARLSVSAIYRGAFELDAD, from the coding sequence GTGGTCGACTCAGCCCGAGCACAAACCATGTCTGCGCAGGCGTATCTGGAATGGGAGCGCCGCCAGACGTCAAAGCACGAATTCGACGGCGGTTCGGTCTTCGCCATGGCGGGGGGCAGCCCCCGACACAACTTCCTGACGGCAGCGGTCACCGGGGAGTTGCGTTCTGCGCTGGCTGCGTCCGACTGCCGGGTGCTCTCCTCCGACCAGCGCATCTCTGCGAAACGGGGAGAGCGCTACGTGTACCCAGACGCAGTCGCGGTGTGTGGGGGGCTGGAGATGGAACCGGGGACTCACGACGTGCTCGCCAACCCAACCGTGGTGATTGAGGTGCTATCTGCCAGCACCGAGGCCTACGACCGCGGGGGCAAGTGGGCGCTCTATCAAGTGCTGACTTCGCTGACCGACTACGTGTTGCTCTCGCAGACGTCTCGACGCGTGGAGCACTTCCGCCGCACACCCGACGGGGGTTGGCAGTACGAAGTCGTCGGCGAGGAGCTCGTGCTGGCAAACGGCGCGCGCCTTTCGGTGAGTGCCATCTATCGGGGCGCCTTCGAACTGGACGCGGACTGA
- a CDS encoding cytochrome C oxidase subunit IV family protein — translation MNHLVTYFVLLALTATSILLAERFPQLDMLPLAIMGLATAKFLLVAFRFMEMRRGHLAWKVGLIGFSTLFLVFLSIASP, via the coding sequence ATGAACCACCTCGTCACCTACTTCGTCCTGCTGGCACTCACCGCCACATCCATCCTGCTCGCCGAGCGATTCCCGCAGCTCGACATGCTTCCCCTCGCGATCATGGGACTGGCCACCGCCAAGTTCTTGCTGGTCGCCTTCCGCTTTATGGAGATGCGCCGCGGCCACCTCGCCTGGAAAGTCGGCCTGATCGGATTCAGCACGTTGTTCCTGGTCTTTCTCTCCATCGCTTCGCCATGA